A single region of the Saprospiraceae bacterium genome encodes:
- a CDS encoding T9SS type A sorting domain-containing protein has protein sequence MNYLYLITNRKALLTSFLLLLAGGLWAQAGIIDSTYGNNGLALIDIDAGSTDYPYSVVVQPDGKAVVAGYSEKGGHYNAVLIRLLEDGSPDPGFGAGGVVLSDLGSDGRFYAVALDENQNIIAGGYSSDGDFAIARYLPDGSPDESFGTNGMVITDLQNDFENINALVLQTDGKIVAAGASAHPDNPGGAAFALIRYNSDGSPDATFGDQGKVFTEIGPGWDDIWSMVIQADGKLLVGGETEQYPYWQLCMARYNSDGTLDSSFGSDGIVVDTFNNGHSAIRWMDLSPNGKITIVGRADPSQIVARYNADGTPDNAFNGTGKLIIDPAVGCNGLYSGLLMADGKVVIGGTGHLSSNSQNFLAGRINPDGSVDTTFGENGFLERRITFGSSGIYSLASTPDGNLIAAGYGFDELAGISSINFAVVKYLNDLQVGTLNFENPVQAVLVYPNPIVNEAMLRYDLEAEQRITIRLLDPAGRILKTFVRDQWQVPGRYQQPLAIPSALPPGLYLIQISSPQMQVSIKVVK, from the coding sequence ATGAATTATTTATACCTGATCACTAATAGAAAAGCTCTGCTGACCAGCTTTCTGCTCCTTTTAGCCGGCGGGCTTTGGGCTCAGGCTGGAATCATCGATTCCACCTATGGTAATAATGGACTTGCCCTGATCGATATCGATGCGGGCAGCACAGACTATCCGTATTCGGTCGTAGTTCAGCCAGACGGCAAGGCGGTGGTCGCAGGATATTCCGAAAAGGGTGGTCATTACAATGCTGTCCTGATCAGGCTCTTGGAAGACGGCAGTCCGGATCCCGGCTTTGGCGCTGGTGGGGTCGTACTTTCAGACCTTGGAAGCGATGGTAGATTTTATGCGGTGGCGCTGGACGAGAACCAGAACATCATCGCTGGAGGATATAGCAGTGATGGTGATTTTGCGATAGCACGATACCTTCCGGATGGTTCGCCGGACGAATCCTTTGGTACCAACGGGATGGTAATTACAGATCTTCAAAACGATTTCGAAAATATCAATGCGCTGGTACTGCAGACCGACGGCAAGATCGTGGCCGCGGGCGCCAGCGCACATCCAGATAACCCTGGAGGTGCTGCATTTGCCTTGATCCGGTATAACAGCGACGGATCTCCGGATGCTACTTTCGGAGATCAGGGTAAAGTATTTACTGAAATTGGGCCGGGCTGGGATGATATTTGGAGCATGGTGATCCAGGCGGATGGTAAGCTGCTTGTCGGTGGAGAGACCGAGCAGTATCCTTATTGGCAACTCTGTATGGCCCGCTATAATTCGGACGGCACCCTGGATTCCTCCTTTGGATCGGACGGAATTGTAGTGGACACTTTCAATAATGGACACAGCGCTATCCGGTGGATGGACCTATCCCCCAATGGAAAGATCACTATTGTCGGGCGTGCGGATCCATCCCAGATAGTTGCCAGGTATAATGCGGATGGCACCCCGGACAATGCCTTTAACGGCACCGGAAAGCTGATTATCGATCCGGCAGTCGGATGCAATGGCCTGTACTCAGGGCTACTTATGGCCGACGGAAAAGTCGTGATTGGCGGTACCGGCCACTTATCCTCAAATTCTCAAAATTTTTTGGCGGGAAGAATAAACCCGGACGGAAGCGTCGACACCACTTTTGGAGAAAATGGTTTTCTGGAGAGGCGCATCACCTTTGGTAGTAGCGGGATTTATTCGCTGGCCTCCACTCCAGATGGGAACCTGATTGCAGCCGGATATGGCTTCGATGAACTTGCCGGTATATCCAGTATCAATTTTGCTGTGGTGAAATATCTCAACGACCTGCAGGTAGGCACCCTGAATTTTGAAAACCCTGTGCAGGCGGTACTGGTGTACCCAAATCCCATTGTCAACGAGGCAATGTTACGCTATGATCTTGAAGCGGAACAGCGGATCACCATTCGTCTGCTGGATCCTGCAGGCCGCATCCTTAAAACTTTTGTGCGGGACCAGTGGCAGGTGCCGGGCCGCTATCAACAGCCATTAGCGATTCCATCGGCTTTGCCCCCGGGCTTATACCTGATCCAGATCAGCTCGCCGCAAATGCAAGTTAGTATTAAGGTAGTGAAATAA
- a CDS encoding ricin-type beta-trefoil lectin domain protein, with protein MHTQLIRSFQIVVLLSFMVALPLRAQQHIMSGRVNIMMVPSSAGFVYIDIKGGDGGDASTHVSNTYCNAKGGSGAVVRAIFKVGNGTDEIPVGSTLRFIKGEKGESEEFAGVVGSGTAGGGGGGGSAVLYRRPDATSDDDWIILAVAGGGGGGYTGMFAFSCTDVHPGKGGMNTTAGGSGKVQSSPDMSGGMDGNAGGNFSETSGGGAGAFENAEKNTENGAPAQKGYPSGGDGAHCAGCQSGGWGFGGGGFSFYGPGGGGGYSGGGAGSIGEAGGGGSYLHNMSYSIYMEPGENGGGSQDGYMKYMFLDPGVDFLGPLQTLTTVQFAFNPGKCIDDYGSNTGNGTNIQTYTCTSNPNQQWYFNAGDRTIRSKLNLDKCLDLSNSNTNNGTNIQLYSCNGSNAQQWVYNGIHRTIHSVVSFDKCFEAANGVANSSSNVNIRLWDCNYSSTNEQKWTINSSSAVSSAASVKHIVPVLAPNFAVHSHTGAESGSNIQLWTKDNTNTAEQWFFDGLAFKLINYHNLCIDLSQSNTNNGNNIQLYSCNGTNAQKWIYDGMTKNIRSVVNSDKCMQIELNADGVYGKRSNVSIHDCNASVTQQFLIQE; from the coding sequence ATGCATACCCAATTAATAAGATCTTTCCAAATAGTGGTGCTGTTGAGCTTTATGGTTGCTCTGCCACTAAGAGCGCAGCAGCACATCATGAGTGGAAGGGTAAACATAATGATGGTTCCCAGTTCGGCCGGTTTCGTCTACATTGATATCAAAGGCGGCGACGGAGGAGATGCCTCTACCCATGTAAGCAACACATACTGCAATGCCAAAGGGGGCAGTGGAGCCGTAGTCAGAGCTATTTTCAAGGTAGGAAATGGCACCGATGAAATCCCTGTCGGCTCAACCCTGCGATTTATCAAAGGAGAAAAGGGAGAATCGGAAGAATTCGCTGGTGTGGTGGGGTCAGGCACCGCCGGTGGTGGCGGCGGTGGCGGTAGCGCGGTACTGTATCGCAGGCCAGACGCCACCAGCGATGACGATTGGATCATCCTTGCCGTCGCTGGCGGCGGCGGCGGTGGATATACCGGGATGTTCGCCTTTAGCTGTACGGATGTGCACCCTGGCAAAGGCGGGATGAACACTACTGCAGGAGGATCCGGAAAGGTGCAGTCCAGTCCGGATATGTCAGGAGGCATGGATGGCAATGCTGGAGGGAACTTTAGCGAAACCAGCGGCGGCGGCGCCGGTGCCTTTGAGAACGCCGAAAAAAACACGGAAAATGGCGCTCCTGCTCAAAAAGGCTACCCTTCTGGTGGCGACGGTGCCCATTGCGCCGGTTGCCAGTCCGGCGGCTGGGGTTTTGGCGGTGGTGGATTTTCGTTTTATGGCCCGGGCGGCGGCGGCGGTTACTCCGGTGGCGGAGCCGGTAGCATTGGCGAAGCCGGCGGTGGCGGCAGTTATTTGCACAACATGAGTTATAGTATTTACATGGAACCCGGGGAAAACGGTGGTGGAAGCCAGGACGGCTATATGAAATACATGTTTCTTGATCCGGGTGTTGACTTTCTTGGCCCCTTGCAAACATTGACCACTGTTCAATTTGCATTCAACCCCGGGAAATGTATTGACGATTACGGCAGTAATACCGGCAATGGAACTAATATTCAGACCTATACCTGTACCAGCAACCCCAATCAACAGTGGTACTTTAACGCGGGAGATCGTACGATCCGGTCGAAGTTGAATCTCGATAAATGCCTGGACCTGAGTAATAGCAATACGAATAACGGCACCAATATTCAGCTGTATAGTTGCAATGGCAGTAACGCCCAGCAGTGGGTGTACAACGGCATCCACAGAACGATCCACTCGGTGGTGAGCTTTGACAAATGCTTTGAAGCGGCCAACGGTGTCGCCAATTCCTCCTCCAACGTCAATATCCGGTTGTGGGATTGCAATTATTCCAGTACCAACGAGCAAAAGTGGACGATCAACAGTTCCTCAGCTGTAAGTAGTGCAGCCAGTGTCAAACATATCGTCCCGGTATTGGCGCCCAATTTTGCGGTGCACTCACATACCGGTGCCGAATCGGGCTCCAATATTCAGCTCTGGACCAAGGATAATACCAACACGGCCGAACAATGGTTCTTCGACGGCCTGGCGTTCAAACTGATCAACTATCACAACCTATGTATCGATCTCAGTCAAAGCAATACCAACAACGGCAATAACATCCAGCTGTACAGTTGTAATGGTACCAACGCTCAGAAGTGGATTTACGACGGTATGACCAAAAACATCCGTTCGGTGGTCAACTCGGATAAGTGCATGCAGATCGAATTGAACGCCGACGGCGTTTACGGCAAGCGGTCGAATGTGAGTATCCACGATTGCAACGCATCGGTGACACAGCAGTTCCTGATCCAGGAGTAA
- a CDS encoding RICIN domain-containing protein yields the protein MEKDIKSKLTKIYLLLLMTTLCGSAQLIAQFDYWNTMEKQYGVAAVEDAKQGKRSLTMFNNDRNYIVTYTGSYVDMTVPNTVAYDYLRLEVRGADGGSRINTALITPFKTKGGGGALIKGYLKIGTGENEVPPGSTVRMIIGLSGGTYNEAGYLLAAGGGGTGLFVRKPNESSWETIIVAGGGGGAYSDCCTVQVEGQSASTTTSGKNGGPGSIGGENGSDSDKGGGGLNSAMENGEPKGSWAIWQDDLQFLFGGEKKDYFGCGHGQKQGLTKGLAGGGGGYSGGGAGSGISGGGGGGSYSNGLWVFFNEITILPNTNAPMAGYVIFQLTDNAPDATTIHFAYNSSKCIDAYRSNIDNGTNIQTYNCTGNSNQKWYLNTGDRTIHSMINFNKCLDLDHSNTGNGTNIQLWDCNNTEAQRWVYNGLYKTIHSTLNCDKCFDAANGSASTANVNLQLWDCQYTNNNQKWEIDGATAVSNVSNMKHIVPVLSTSFALHSHTGAVSGSNIQLWTKDNTNTAEQWYFDGMAIKMRDHQNLCIDLSQSVNIQLYNCNGTNAQKWLYDGMTKAIRSVVNTDKCMQIELNTDGVYGKRSNVDIQDCNGSEAQQFLIQE from the coding sequence CCGAAACTACATAGTCACCTATACCGGGTCGTACGTAGACATGACCGTGCCGAACACTGTAGCATACGACTACCTGCGCCTTGAAGTCAGAGGAGCAGATGGTGGAAGCAGAATAAACACCGCACTTATCACCCCTTTTAAGACCAAAGGCGGCGGCGGCGCCCTTATCAAAGGTTATTTGAAAATTGGAACTGGCGAAAATGAAGTTCCACCAGGCTCAACCGTTCGGATGATTATCGGATTAAGTGGCGGCACTTATAATGAGGCAGGATATCTCCTCGCTGCTGGCGGTGGTGGAACAGGGTTGTTTGTTAGAAAACCTAATGAGAGTTCCTGGGAAACCATAATTGTTGCAGGTGGTGGTGGCGGTGCTTATTCAGACTGCTGTACGGTGCAAGTAGAAGGCCAATCGGCATCCACGACAACATCAGGTAAAAATGGGGGTCCTGGGTCTATAGGCGGGGAGAACGGAAGTGACTCCGATAAAGGTGGAGGTGGGTTGAATAGCGCCATGGAAAATGGAGAACCGAAAGGATCCTGGGCTATTTGGCAAGATGATCTACAGTTTTTATTTGGAGGCGAGAAAAAAGATTATTTTGGCTGTGGCCACGGTCAGAAACAGGGTCTAACCAAGGGCTTAGCCGGCGGCGGTGGCGGTTATTCCGGTGGCGGCGCCGGATCTGGAATCTCAGGTGGTGGCGGTGGCGGCAGTTATTCAAATGGTCTTTGGGTGTTTTTTAATGAGATCACCATTCTTCCAAACACAAATGCTCCAATGGCTGGCTACGTCATCTTCCAACTTACTGATAATGCGCCTGATGCAACAACAATTCACTTTGCTTATAATTCAAGTAAGTGCATAGACGCCTACCGTAGCAATATCGATAATGGTACCAACATTCAAACGTATAACTGTACCGGAAATTCAAATCAAAAGTGGTACTTGAATACGGGGGATCGAACAATCCATTCGATGATAAATTTCAACAAATGCCTGGACCTGGATCATAGCAACACAGGAAATGGCACTAATATTCAGCTCTGGGATTGTAACAATACCGAAGCCCAACGCTGGGTGTACAATGGTCTCTACAAAACGATCCACTCCACCCTGAATTGTGACAAATGCTTTGATGCGGCCAATGGAAGTGCATCGACCGCCAATGTCAACCTCCAGTTGTGGGACTGCCAATACACGAATAATAATCAGAAGTGGGAGATCGACGGCGCCACGGCCGTGAGTAATGTGTCCAACATGAAACACATCGTTCCGGTATTATCTACCAGCTTTGCCCTGCACTCCCATACCGGCGCCGTGTCTGGTTCCAATATCCAATTGTGGACAAAAGACAATACCAACACAGCCGAACAATGGTACTTCGACGGCATGGCCATCAAGATGCGCGATCACCAAAACCTGTGCATCGACCTCAGCCAGAGCGTTAACATCCAGTTGTACAACTGCAACGGCACCAACGCCCAGAAATGGCTCTACGACGGGATGACAAAAGCAATTCGCTCGGTGGTCAACACGGACAAATGCATGCAGATCGAGCTGAATACCGACGGCGTGTATGGCAAGCGGTCGAACGTAGATATCCAGGATTGCAATGGCTCGGAGGCGCAGCAGTTTTTGATCCAGGAATAA